The genomic stretch AGGGATTGATTGACCGCAGGACGAGACTGGTGAGATGCCCCCTCACCGTCTCCATACGGGGATGTCCGGCACTCAACTGCATCCGCTACCGGCATTCATTCTACAAAAGAAACCTCTCGGGGGCAAGCGACAACACGCTCCGGTTCGTGCTGCTCCACGAGGAGGGGCACGTAAGGAAGGGCTCTTCTCTTCTCTCCGCCCTACCGGCCCTCCCGGTTCTCCTCTGCCTCGCCTTCCTCGGGCACCCGTCCCTGCATGCGGAAGGCCTCCCTGTTGCAAAGCCGGTCTTCGTCGCCCTCCTCCTCCTGACCGCCTTCTTCGCCTACCGGACATATTACCGCCGTATGGACGATGAGGAGTTCATAGCCGACCGGTACGCCGCCGATGCGATGAGGTGCTGCTACCGGGTCAGGGATCCCGGAGCCCTCCTCCAGAGCCTTCTTTCCGGCCTGATGGCAGGGACAGCGTCTCCCCGCCGTGCAGGCGTGATTCCCGGAGTCCTTCGTTCCGGGCCCGACTACCGGCCGTCGATCTCCGAGCGGGTGCAGAGGCTCCGGGCTGCAATTGATCCCGGAGACAGGAAACCCGCTATGTCTTCCACAGACAGCGAATCCCTTCGGTGAAATCTGCTACGGGTATGCGCCGTACCTCCCGGGAGCGATTGGCCTGTACGGCGCTCTTTTTCCGTCTCCAGATTCCTCAAGATATAATGGCAAAAAACCTTCAATTCATCATCTCGGATGAAAGAATATTTCAAAAAAGACGAGACGCTCAGAATATACATAGCAAAATAAAAGTAGGTTTAATATTACCTATTTCAAATAGAGGTAGTGAGGGGTGCTGGATATTACGATTATAGCGTTTGCCCACCACAAAGGTGGCACCGGGAAGACGACATCATGCCTCAACGTTGCAGGATACCTCCAGAAAGATGGGAAGAAGGTTCTGGTGGTGGACTGCGACCCGCAGGCCAATGCCACCACGGGTCTCGGAATCAACCCCGAAACCCTCAAACTGAGCATGTATGACGTCTTCATGAGCATCTTTGAAGGCTTTCCCGACGTCGCTATCACCGACGTGATTGTCCCCACGGCGTCGGGGATCGATCTCGCTCCGTCAATCCTCGATCTCGTGGGGGTCGAACCCTACCTCTATGGCATCGAGGACCGGGCCGGGGTGCTCAGGGAAGCGCTTGCGCAGGTAAAGGACGCCTACGATTTCATATTGATCGACACGCCCCCGAGCATGGGCCAGTTCGTCATCAACGGCCTCGTCGCAGCAGACCACACCGTCGTCACCCTCGATTCCGGCACGTTCGCCCTGAAAGGCATGGAAGCGCTGTCTACGATCTTTGGCGACATCAGGGAGATGCTCGGGGAAGACGTCGCCGCAGATTTCGCCATCCTGACCCGCTGGAAAGGGTCGGGCGACCCGGCGGCCGGAACAGGCGGGCTTGCGCTCTTCCTGAAGCGGATCTTCTCACCCGCCTCCGCCGCAGAAGAGGAGAAGGAGAGGGAGCGACTGAAGGCGTTCGAGTCCGAGGTAAAAAAAGCGTTCAAGCAGGTATTCACCGTCCCATACTCACCTGCAATCTACGAGACGCAGCAAAAGGGGCTTCCTATCTCCCATTACGCGCCCGAGAGCGATGCCGGCAGGGAATACCGGGCAATAGCGACTGCGCTCGCCGAGCGGGACAAAAACGTGACGAGGATGTGTAATCAATGATCGATAAACCTGGAAGGAAAGCACTATTTACCGGGCCGGTTGTGCCGGGTATGACAGGACAGGCGCAGGGACAGGGGGCGGCGGTGCTGCCCGAGGCGATCGAGACCGCACTCCACGCGGCGCTTGAAGGCGACGACTCCGTTCAGATCGACCTTGCAGGCGTTCCGGAGAATTACCGGCCGCTGGCCACCTCGATCAACGCGCTGCTCGAGAAGAAGCAGGAGGAGAAGCAGCGCTTCAAACGCCGGCTGGACGAGGCCAAGATGCTTCTGAAGGGGTCCGATACGATCATTCAGCAGAATCCGATGCCCATCCTGGTCGTCGATCCGAACTTCAAGGTGACCATGGCAAACACGGCCTACGCCGAGATGAGCGGGATCCCGATGGATCAGGTGCTCGGCAGGAGCCTGAGGGACTTCAAGATAACGTCGCAGAAGGGTTCCGGCCTCCGGCAGGCAATCCTGGAGAAAAAGCGCGTGTATGGCGAAATCGTCGCCGAACTGCCTTCGGGCACCCGCACGCTCGAGCAGTACGGCATCCCGTTGCTCGACAATGAGAATGCGGTCGAGAGCATCCTCATCGTCTACAACGACCTCACCAAGCAGCGGGAGGAAGAGGAAGAGATCCGGGCCCAGATAGAGAATATCGCCGAACTGCAACATCGATCCGATACGATCATCCTGAAGAACCCGATGCCGATGCTGGTCGTCGATACCGCGATGAAGATCGTCACGGCCAACGAGGCATACCTCGAGCTGACCGGCATCGATCAGTCGCGCATCACCTCAATGACCCTGCGGGACTTCAAGGTCCTTGATCAGAAAGGAGACGGGATCAAGAAGGTGCTCACCGAGAAGGTACGTGTTTCCGGCGAAGTGACGGTCGAGTTCCCCGCCGGCACCTACAGCCTGGAACAGTATGGAATCCCGCTCTTGAACGAGAAGAACGAGCTGACAGGGATCCTGAACGTCTATAACGACGTTACTGAGAAGCGAAAAGAGGAGGCAGAGATCAAGAAGATGCAGCATCGCATCGACACGATGATCAAGCAGAACCCGCTTGCCATCGCGACGCTCCGCCCCGACAAGAGCCGGATCGATATCAACGACGAGTATGCCAGGATGTGGCGGGGAACCCGGGAAGAGACCCTCGCAAAGAAACTCTACGACTACGACATCACCGTCATCGGCGGCGACCACTTCTACGCCTGTTATGAAACGAAAAAGCGGGCACGAACGGACGTCATGGTCAAGTGGCCCGACGGGGTCAGGAAGTACCTCACCTTAAACGCCATCCCCATCCTTGATGCGAACGGCGAGATCGAGATGGCCTTCTACGTCTGGAACGACTGGACCGACCTGCAGGTGCAGAAGGAGGAGGCCGAGAAACTCAAGCACAGTGTCGACACGATGATCAAGCAGAATCCGCTTGCCATCGCGACCCTCCGCGCCGACAAGAGCCGGATCGACATCAACGACGAGTATGCCAGGATGTGGCGCGGCACCCGGGAAGAGACGCTTGCAAAGAAACTCTACGACTACGACATCACCGTTCTCGACGGCGAGCACTTCTATGCCTGTTACGAGACGAAGAAGCCGGCACGAACGGACGTCATGGTCAAGTGGCCCGACGGGGTCAGGAAGTACCTCACCTTAAACGCCATCCCCATCCTTGATGCGAACGGCGAGATCGAGATGGCCTTCTACGTCTGGAACGACTGGACCGACCTGAAGGAGAAAGAGGAGGAGGTCAAAGATACCGAGCACCGGGTGGATGCGATGATCAAGCAGAACCCGCTTGCCATCGCGACGCTCCGCCCCGACAAGAGCCGGATCGACATCAACGACGAGTATGCCAGGATGTGGCGGGGAACCCGGGAAGAGACCCTCGCAAAGAAACTCTACGACTACGACATCACCATCCTTGACGGCGACCACTTCTACACCTGCTACGAGACGAAGAAACTCGCCCGGACGGACGTCATGGTCAAGTGGCCCGACGGCGTGAAGAAGTATCTCACCCTGAACGCCATCCCCATCCTCGACCGAAACGGCGAGATCGAGATGGCCTTCTACGTCTGGAACGACTGGACCGAGCAGCGGGAGAGAGAGGACCAGATCCGCGACCTGATGGAGACCGCAAAGCAGGAGAGCGAGAGACTTGGAGCGAGCGCCAGGGAACTCGGGAACGCACTCGCCGCCATGGCAAAGGGCGACCTGACGACGTTCGTCGAAGCAGAAACCGAAGATCCTCTCCGGGAAGTCAAGAATGACTACAACACCTCGTTGACCGCTATCCGCGGGCTCCTCGCCGACGTGGCGAAAGCCGCCCATCAGGTGGACATGACGACGAAGGAGGTCAGCAAGAGCACCGACGAGATCATCCGGGCGACAGAGCAGGTTGCCGTCTCGACACAGCAGTCGTCGGAGGATGCACGCCGCCAGCTCGAGAAGATCGAGGAGATCGGGATGGATATCAACGATCTCTCGGCATCCATCGAGGAGATTGCAAGCACGACGCAGTCGGTCATGGAGCAGGCATCGAAGGCTTCCAAGGAAGGGAACGATGCGGCAACGCTTGGTGAAGTCGCGACGAAGAAGATGCAACTCGTCGAGGAGATCTCCACACAGACCGTGGGAGAGATCAGCACCCTCAACAGCCAGATGCGGGAGATCAACAACATCGTCAAGTTGATCGCCGACATCGCAAACCAGACCAACCTCCTCGCGCTGAACGCCGCGATCGAGGCTGCCCGTGCCGGGGAGCACGGCCGCGGGTTCGCTGTTGTCGCCGGCGAGATCAGGAACCTTGCCGGAGAGTCCAAACGTGCGAGCCAGGATATCGAGGACCTGATCCGGACGATCCAGGCAAGCACCGAGAAGACCACCGATTCGATGCAGGCGTCTCACCAGGAGATCCAGGCGGGCATCGAGAGCGTCAATAAGGTCATCATAGGCCTGAACCGGATCGTCGACAGCGTGGAAGTGGTCACCAGCGGCATCTCAGAGATAACCAAGGCCACCGAGGACCAGGCGAACTCCACCAACAACGTCATGCAGAAGATGGACGAATCCACCCACATGACCAAGGAGAGCCTGAACCGCGCCGAGGACATGGCGGCACTCGCCGAAGAGGTCAGCGCATCGACCGAGGAAGTCGGAAGCGCTTCCCACGAACTGGCAGGCATGGCCGGACAGCTCGAGAAGATAATGAAGCAGTTCAAGCTGAACTAGGGAGGAGATGATGGCAGCATCCGTAGACGTGGTGGAGTTCCAGCTCGGGGAGGAGCACTACGCACTGGATATCCAGATTGCACGAGAGATCGTGGAGATGATGCCGATCACTCCCCTTCCCCGTGCTCCCGACTACCTCGCGGGCATCATTAACCTGCGGGGCGAGATCACGAACATCATCGATCTCCGCGACCTTCTCGGGCTCCCTGGATCGGAGGAGACCGAGAACCGAAAGATCGTCGTGCTGATGCCGGATGTGACGAACGGATCGAACGTGGGGATCATCGTCGACGACGTGCACAGCGTCGTATCGGTCAGGAATGAACAGATCGAACGTATCAGCGACGGCATTACGTCGTCTATCAGCAGTTACGTCAAAGCAATCATCAAGATAGGGGACGAAGAGGACGGGAAGGCCAAGACCCTCATCATATGGCTCGATGTCCAGAAAGTAATCGGCGATCTCGGCGGCGATCAAGCAAGTCGCTAGATCGTCTCCGCACTTCAACACCCGGCATAAGCAGGTTATCCCATGGATGAATTCGCATCGCTCCAGAGAAGCATCGAGAGACTGGTACGGATCAAGTGCTCGAACTACAAGGAGGATTACATCAAACGGCGCATCCTCTCCCGGATGCGTCTGACGAACACCGCAGATTTCGAGGCGTATCATAAGTACCTCCTCGCGAACCCGCAGGAACTCGACCTGCTCAGGAACGCACTCACCATCAACGTCACCAAATTTTTCCGCGACCCGGAGGTCTTCGAAGTAATACGTCGGGAGATACTGCCGGATCTCGCCCACCGCAAAAACTCTCTCCGGATCTGGTGCGCCGGCTGCGCCACGGGTGAAGAACCCTACTCGATCGCCATCCTCGCCCATGAACTGATGGCCCTTCATAAAAACGTCAGCGTAACGATATACGCGACCGATATCGATACCGTGGTGCTGCAGAAGGCCATGGCCGGGGTCTACGACAGGAAGGCGCTCGAGAACGTCGACGATAAAAGGCTCCGCAAGCATTTCATCAGCCACGAAGACGGCACGTTCGAGGTCTGTTCCCATATCAAAAGCCTGGTTAAATTCCGGGAGCACGACCTGATGTCGGGCGTTCCTATTGCCCGGTACCTCGACGCCATCACCTGCCGCAACGTCACCATCTACTTCACCGAGAAGCAGAAGAACGACCTTACGCATCTTTTCTACTCAGCGCTTGCCGCCGACGGCTACTACGTCATAGGGAAGACCGAGTACCTGGCAAGAGAGGTGGAGCACCTTTTTGTGCCGTACAACACCATGCAGAAGATATTGCGCAGGGCCGCCTGAGCGTCACCAGAGGTAGCCGGATTCCACGTCCGTCTCGGTCTCTTCGAACTGCGACATCCGGTGCATGAAGGCCTTCCTGGCCTGGTAACGCTTCAACTCGGAGAAGAGCAGGTAAAAGTTTACACCGACGACGATGATGATGAGCATCAGGCTGATCCAGAGCTGGCTACCGCTCTGGGTTGTGATGAAGGTCGCCGCAAGGAGCACCACGAAGGAGATCAGATAAAATATCACCCACGTGCGCACCTCAGTGATATCCATGCTCTCACAGGATTGTGGTCGTGGCTTCATATTAACGATTCCGTTTTAGAGATTCTATTATGGAGGAGGGTTCTAAAAAAACCGGGTCAACCCGGCTCACAAACGATCTTCCCCGTCGATCTCCGGGCGAGAGCACGAGGGCAAACCCGAAGAACTTTTTACCCCGTACATCCTTTTAAATCTGTGGATAAAGGCGACGTCTTCAGCATTCTTACCGCCCTGATCATCGTCTCCGTGCTGGCACTGCTCCTTCGGCCGCCCGTAGCGGAGGCCGGGCCGGAGATCCCCGAGATCTCCGCACCGACGCCTGCCGTCACCGTCCCCCCCGCACCGACGCCTGCCGCGCCGCTCGAACCCACCAGGCTCTCCTACGCGACCGGAGTCTGGGACTACCCCCGCTGCCATCTCCCTGACAACCTCATGCTCTACGGTGGTTCCGACCCCCCATGGCAGGGAGCTCGGGGGATCATCCCGTTCGCTTACATCGAGGAGGGGCGAGGCGGCATCACCGAGGTGTTCCACGTGCCGTACGCGGTATGGAGGCTTAACTGCAGTGTCTCCTCAACAATACGGCCCCAGGCGGCGCATTTCAGGATGGCACTCGTGGAGTTCGAGAGCGGGACCATCATAGAGGGAGCCGACCTGCACTACCCCGGCGGCATTGTCAAAAACGTCGAGAGAGGAGGGAAAGACTTCTACCTCATCGTCAGTGTGGATGAAGTGGACGCATACCGCATCACCCTGGAGACGCTCCCCGAATATTTCTCTGCCCCGCTCGGATGAGACCGGGGCATCCCGGCGATATGGTTGTAGTTGCGGGGACTTTAGATCTTTTCGACGGTCACCCTGACCCGGTCGCCGGCCCGCACGCCGTGGCCCTTGGGAACGTCGATGTTGAACCAGAGCACCTCCGGATTTTCGTGGTTCTTGTCCTGGGACATGAGGCAGTCCTTCTGATCGTTGATGTTGGCCACAAATTCGACGGGTGCTTCAAACTCAATGATCTTCATGCCGTAGAATAGAGCGTTCCAAGATAAAATTATGATGCACGGGAGGTGACGCGCCACGTCGTACTGTTCGAATAACTCCAGCGCCGAATATCCAGCTCATCGCAGATCTCAGAGAGGATGGCAAGGTTGATGCCGACCTCTTTTGCGGAAAGGCCAAGATCGGTTGCGATGTACTTGGATTTAAAGTAGGATTTGCCGGCTCGCAGCCCTGCCTTGAGGTGGTACAGGATCTTTCGCTGGGTGTCGCTATATTTCTCCTTAATACGATCTTTTGTCGACATCGACTGATTCCCTCGTGAGCAAGTGTTTTTTTGTCCAGATCAATATTTATATCTACCCATTTGTGCCCGTAAAATAACACGAGGGATATACTAATCATTGCATATAATTGAGCATCGTCGTGCCGATCCGGGGGGCAGGGAGTACCATCTGCAGCCCCGAGAGCGCAGCACGGTCATCGCGAGCGCGGGAACCGGAGGGGAAGGGGCGCTTTCGATAGCCCCGCGCCCCCGTCCCAAACGGCACCGGGCGACGACCGCCCGGCATCCCGCCGTCACCTCCGGTTCCGCCCGAACACGACGACGAGCGCGGCGACGAGCGCGGCCAGGATAGCGCCGGTAAGCGAGAGGGGGGCGGCCTGTGTCACACTCCCGTTGACCTGTGCCGCCTGGATCGGCGTGAACGTCGGCAGCTCGGCCGTGGCGGTATCTGCCGGCGTCGCCTCGTCCGTCCCGACTACAATGGGAGGACCGGTCTCGTTGGTCGTGTTGTTACCTGTCCCGGCCGGAGTCTCCTCAGGAGTCGCGTTCTCCACCGGCCCGACCAGGGTTTCTTCTGGAGTCACGTTCTCCACCGCTCCAACTAAGGTTTCTTCTGGAGCCGCGTTCTCGATTGCCCCGGACAGAGTCTCCTCAGGAGTCTCGTTCTCCGTCTCGTCCGGCGTAATGTCAGAAGCCTCATCGACGGGGGTATCTTCCGGGATTTCCTCCGTCAGGGTCTCTTCGGGGGTCTCACCGGGGGTCGGACTGAGTGTCCAGGTCAGGGGTTCCGTGGCTGCCGTGCTCTGGGCCGCTGCGGGGAGCACAACAACCGCTGCCGCCAGAAGCAGCACGACCAGGAGTGCTCTCCACGCCCATAAGTTTCCGGTCATGAGAGTCCACGTAGGAAATAAATCTATTTTTATATTTCGGTCGCCATCAAAATTGCATCGACGGTTAACCGCCAGGCGCGCCCCGCAACATGGCGACAGCATGCATCGCCCCGTAGCGGCGATGATCCGGGAAGAATATAAAGCGGCAGTGGTGCACCGGTGCCCGAAGGCCCTGGATGCAGCCAATCCCGGACGGGGCTCCAGAAGAGATCAGACCGCCCGGCCGCAACCTCACAGGAACGTGGTAGCGATCAGATTGGCGATTCACCAATCTTCTTGATCAGGCTATCAACCACCACGTCACGCATCCCTTCCACGAACTTGATGCTCCCGACAACGAGGTGGCCGCCGCCGTTTACTCCGCCGCCGACGATCTCGCTACGGAGTTCGCGCACCATCTGCGGGATGTTCATCATGACGCCGCGGGAACGCAGGACGGCAAAGTCCGGCCCGAACCCGATCGTGACGACCGGTTCTCCCGGGTGCTCCCTGACCAGCCGGTCGTGCACCTCGCCCGAGGTCTTCCCCGGCGGCGGGAACGTGAACCGGTGAGCGAAGAGCTCCACGTCGAGCATGAAGAGATGAGCACCGTTTTCGAGCATCCGGCTCTCGACGTGCGGCATGATGGTCTCGAGCTGATCCTCGATCGCCCGGTTCGCCTCTTCAACCAGCAGGTTGACGAACTGTTCGTGGCGTCCGGGCTCGCCGGAGAGGTTCAGGATCTCCTTGACGATCTCTCTCCCGTCGCTGAACCGGAGCCAGAACTGCTCGTAGTCGAGCGCGAGCGCGATAGCGCGGCAGTCGTCCTCCGAGTACTCGGGTGCGGCGATAGCAAGGTAGCGGGCACGCTCCGGCGCTTCGCTCCGGTCGCCGACTCCCGCGATCGCCGGGAGGTGCCGGATCTGATCCTCGACCGCGGGGTTGACCATGCGGGCGATCTCCGTGCCCAGCATCCCGGCCGTGATCCCGTAATCGCCGCCCACATGGTAGGGGTTGACGTGCCCGATCAGGTAATCGTCCACGATCTCGTCGGGGTGGTGGTGGTCGACGACCATCACCGGCAGGTCGAAGATCCGGGTCACCCTCAGCGACGGCATATCCTCCTCGGTCGACCCGTTGTCCATCAGGAGGATCATCGGCATCTTCTGTCCGTAGCGGGCGTTGTCCTTGAGGGCGAAGTCGAGATCCCGCGTGATATCCTCGATCTCGTAGAACGGAGCTTTGGACGGCGAACGCTTGAAGAGGAAATACTCCGCGTCGAAATCTCCGCCGCTCTCCCGGATCAGCGCGGTCACCGCCTGTTCGACGGCAACGGCAGCGCATATGCCGTCCGCATCCGCGTGGTGCCGGAGGATGATCGGCCGCGCGGTCAGAACGGCCTTGCGGATCTCCTTTGCCACTTTCCGCATCTGCGGTCTCAGGGCCAGAAGAACATCGCTCTCCACCAGGAACGGGAGGTCGGGCGGCTCCGCGCGCTCATCGAGCGCCGCGTCGATGCGCTCCCTGACCCGGGCCGCATCCTCCGGTTCCATGACCGTCATGGACGAGGCCTCGACCTGGAGCTGGTTGTTGCGCTGCATCACCTCGCCCGTGAGGGCGACGATATCCCCGAGTTCCACCTCGGGATACGCGCGGACGCCCGCCTCGATGAACGCGGCCGCGTTCGCGGTGCCTGATGCGTCCACGACCGTGAAGATCGTCGGCCCCGACGTCTGCTTTATCTGGGCGATCTCGCCCTCGATCAGCACCGTCCTGCCGATCTTCTTCCCGATATCGGCAATCAGCACGGTCGTTGTCGTTTTGGTCACGTTCTGTGTCTGGTAGACGGTCGGCGTAACCTCCTCGAGGTCGATGTTGCCGTTGCTCCGGATCTGGAGGACATGAACGATGATCGGGTCGCGCTCGGTATGCTGCACCTTCACGTTGCTCTTATGAACGAGCCCTTTGACCCGGTCATTTAACTGGACGAAAACGCCGAACGGGGCAAACCCCTGCACCCGCCCGAGGTAGGATTTCCCTTCCTCCACCTCGTCGAGACCGCAGTTCGCACCGAGGCGGTAAACAATGGTATCTTCTGTATCTCCCATAGTAGTTCTCCCAATTATTCTTCGGACACCTTGGCGGTGTGCCCGGTAAGTTCGTAGAGCCGGCACTCGCCGTCCCGCCTGCCCTTTGCGATGATGGTATCGCCACTCTGCAGCCGGACGCTCTTCCCCGGGCGGTAGACCCACCGGTCGCCGTGCTTGATGGCGAGCACGACCATCCCGGTGACCGTCGCAAGCGACATCTCTTTGAGCGTCCTCCCTACAAGCGGCGACGACGGCGTCACGGTCATCCGCGTGATGATCTCGTCCGATTCCCGGACGATTTTCTTGAATATCGGCGGGATCTCGATATCCCGCAGCAGGACGTCGACGATCGAGTGAGCCGAATCGCTGATCGCCTGTGCGAACGAAGACATATACAGCAGGCCGCGAAGGTAGCGCACGTCCTCGATCTTTCGAGCCGCTTCAAGGATCCAGAGATCCAGGTCGTAGCGCATATCATCGAGCGTTGAGTCGAGGGCGACCACCTCGTGCGCCACCTCCATGTTGTTGAAGAGGAGAGACGTGTATGCCAGCCCGACGGAGAGTTCCGAGAGGTTCTTCATCTCGATGATCAACTGGACTGCCCGATCGAGGTCGTCGACCTCGCCCGCGGACGAGACCTCGACCCGGGGACGCTCCATCGAGCCCGTTATCTCAGAGAGGATCTCCTCTCCGGCCTC from Methanoculleus chikugoensis encodes the following:
- a CDS encoding M48 family metalloprotease, coding for MDGADRNSRLYRIFRELQEKGLIDRRTRLVRCPLTVSIRGCPALNCIRYRHSFYKRNLSGASDNTLRFVLLHEEGHVRKGSSLLSALPALPVLLCLAFLGHPSLHAEGLPVAKPVFVALLLLTAFFAYRTYYRRMDDEEFIADRYAADAMRCCYRVRDPGALLQSLLSGLMAGTASPRRAGVIPGVLRSGPDYRPSISERVQRLRAAIDPGDRKPAMSSTDSESLR
- a CDS encoding ParA family protein: MLDITIIAFAHHKGGTGKTTSCLNVAGYLQKDGKKVLVVDCDPQANATTGLGINPETLKLSMYDVFMSIFEGFPDVAITDVIVPTASGIDLAPSILDLVGVEPYLYGIEDRAGVLREALAQVKDAYDFILIDTPPSMGQFVINGLVAADHTVVTLDSGTFALKGMEALSTIFGDIREMLGEDVAADFAILTRWKGSGDPAAGTGGLALFLKRIFSPASAAEEEKERERLKAFESEVKKAFKQVFTVPYSPAIYETQQKGLPISHYAPESDAGREYRAIATALAERDKNVTRMCNQ
- a CDS encoding methyl-accepting chemotaxis protein, which translates into the protein MIDKPGRKALFTGPVVPGMTGQAQGQGAAVLPEAIETALHAALEGDDSVQIDLAGVPENYRPLATSINALLEKKQEEKQRFKRRLDEAKMLLKGSDTIIQQNPMPILVVDPNFKVTMANTAYAEMSGIPMDQVLGRSLRDFKITSQKGSGLRQAILEKKRVYGEIVAELPSGTRTLEQYGIPLLDNENAVESILIVYNDLTKQREEEEEIRAQIENIAELQHRSDTIILKNPMPMLVVDTAMKIVTANEAYLELTGIDQSRITSMTLRDFKVLDQKGDGIKKVLTEKVRVSGEVTVEFPAGTYSLEQYGIPLLNEKNELTGILNVYNDVTEKRKEEAEIKKMQHRIDTMIKQNPLAIATLRPDKSRIDINDEYARMWRGTREETLAKKLYDYDITVIGGDHFYACYETKKRARTDVMVKWPDGVRKYLTLNAIPILDANGEIEMAFYVWNDWTDLQVQKEEAEKLKHSVDTMIKQNPLAIATLRADKSRIDINDEYARMWRGTREETLAKKLYDYDITVLDGEHFYACYETKKPARTDVMVKWPDGVRKYLTLNAIPILDANGEIEMAFYVWNDWTDLKEKEEEVKDTEHRVDAMIKQNPLAIATLRPDKSRIDINDEYARMWRGTREETLAKKLYDYDITILDGDHFYTCYETKKLARTDVMVKWPDGVKKYLTLNAIPILDRNGEIEMAFYVWNDWTEQREREDQIRDLMETAKQESERLGASARELGNALAAMAKGDLTTFVEAETEDPLREVKNDYNTSLTAIRGLLADVAKAAHQVDMTTKEVSKSTDEIIRATEQVAVSTQQSSEDARRQLEKIEEIGMDINDLSASIEEIASTTQSVMEQASKASKEGNDAATLGEVATKKMQLVEEISTQTVGEISTLNSQMREINNIVKLIADIANQTNLLALNAAIEAARAGEHGRGFAVVAGEIRNLAGESKRASQDIEDLIRTIQASTEKTTDSMQASHQEIQAGIESVNKVIIGLNRIVDSVEVVTSGISEITKATEDQANSTNNVMQKMDESTHMTKESLNRAEDMAALAEEVSASTEEVGSASHELAGMAGQLEKIMKQFKLN
- a CDS encoding chemotaxis protein CheW — encoded protein: MAASVDVVEFQLGEEHYALDIQIAREIVEMMPITPLPRAPDYLAGIINLRGEITNIIDLRDLLGLPGSEETENRKIVVLMPDVTNGSNVGIIVDDVHSVVSVRNEQIERISDGITSSISSYVKAIIKIGDEEDGKAKTLIIWLDVQKVIGDLGGDQASR
- a CDS encoding CheR family methyltransferase, translated to MDEFASLQRSIERLVRIKCSNYKEDYIKRRILSRMRLTNTADFEAYHKYLLANPQELDLLRNALTINVTKFFRDPEVFEVIRREILPDLAHRKNSLRIWCAGCATGEEPYSIAILAHELMALHKNVSVTIYATDIDTVVLQKAMAGVYDRKALENVDDKRLRKHFISHEDGTFEVCSHIKSLVKFREHDLMSGVPIARYLDAITCRNVTIYFTEKQKNDLTHLFYSALAADGYYVIGKTEYLAREVEHLFVPYNTMQKILRRAA
- a CDS encoding DUF7123 family protein, which gives rise to MSTKDRIKEKYSDTQRKILYHLKAGLRAGKSYFKSKYIATDLGLSAKEVGINLAILSEICDELDIRRWSYSNSTTWRVTSRAS
- a CDS encoding DHH family phosphoesterase produces the protein MGDTEDTIVYRLGANCGLDEVEEGKSYLGRVQGFAPFGVFVQLNDRVKGLVHKSNVKVQHTERDPIIVHVLQIRSNGNIDLEEVTPTVYQTQNVTKTTTTVLIADIGKKIGRTVLIEGEIAQIKQTSGPTIFTVVDASGTANAAAFIEAGVRAYPEVELGDIVALTGEVMQRNNQLQVEASSMTVMEPEDAARVRERIDAALDERAEPPDLPFLVESDVLLALRPQMRKVAKEIRKAVLTARPIILRHHADADGICAAVAVEQAVTALIRESGGDFDAEYFLFKRSPSKAPFYEIEDITRDLDFALKDNARYGQKMPMILLMDNGSTEEDMPSLRVTRIFDLPVMVVDHHHPDEIVDDYLIGHVNPYHVGGDYGITAGMLGTEIARMVNPAVEDQIRHLPAIAGVGDRSEAPERARYLAIAAPEYSEDDCRAIALALDYEQFWLRFSDGREIVKEILNLSGEPGRHEQFVNLLVEEANRAIEDQLETIMPHVESRMLENGAHLFMLDVELFAHRFTFPPPGKTSGEVHDRLVREHPGEPVVTIGFGPDFAVLRSRGVMMNIPQMVRELRSEIVGGGVNGGGHLVVGSIKFVEGMRDVVVDSLIKKIGESPI
- a CDS encoding potassium channel family protein; the protein is MMEHEYQPISFKDVLIEMKDVSELMVDLSYSAILFDSKEIALEVINLEERMNNLVYQARIQSVLGARRIEEAEAMSGMLQVAEAAERIANSASDIAKLILKDIRFPAKLKRVFPEAEEVVTRVIVSQGSELVGHTLGDLKVQSTTGMQVIAIRRGKGWIYDPDRTTRMESDDILIARGPEAGEEILSEITGSMERPRVEVSSAGEVDDLDRAVQLIIEMKNLSELSVGLAYTSLLFNNMEVAHEVVALDSTLDDMRYDLDLWILEAARKIEDVRYLRGLLYMSSFAQAISDSAHSIVDVLLRDIEIPPIFKKIVRESDEIITRMTVTPSSPLVGRTLKEMSLATVTGMVVLAIKHGDRWVYRPGKSVRLQSGDTIIAKGRRDGECRLYELTGHTAKVSEE